From the genome of Hypanus sabinus isolate sHypSab1 unplaced genomic scaffold, sHypSab1.hap1 scaffold_1469, whole genome shotgun sequence, one region includes:
- the LOC132387003 gene encoding natural killer cells antigen CD94-like, with protein sequence MGNERTARGDRSDSSIWLICVLTAALIITGICWRIHVSQIRQAQICSDSNNTLLWSTYPEICHFFTSIREQSCLKDWIFNKDRCYYVSTFKASFDKSMQECSGRNSSLFEINSVDEVNAISHLLVDRKRAYWIGKCEDGEAASGVLYLVTNRTTVCTHCRPDGDKYPCKRIRSFVCEKSAPLYPAIPENIQGLCQQPVGAT encoded by the exons ATGGGAAATGAACGAACCGCAAGGGGAGACCGATCAGACTCAAGCATATGGCTAATCTGCGTTTTAACAGCGGCCCTCATCATCACGggtatctgctggaggattcatG tatcacagattcgtcaggcTCAGATCTGCTCGGACTCAAACAACACTCTGCTTTGGAGCACCTATCCGgaaatttgccacttctttaccagTATCAGAG AGCAATCCTGTTTGAAGGACTGGATCTTTAACAAAGACAGGTGTTATTACGTATCCACATTTAAAGCATCTTTCGACAAATCGATGCAGGAATGCTCAGGCCGGAATTCAAGTCTTTTCGAAATCAATTCAGTGGATGAAGTG AACGCTATATCCCACCTTCTTGTCGACCGAAAACgtgcatactggattggaaaatgcgaagacgG GGAAGCGGCCTCTGGTGTCCTGTATCTCGTGACCAATCGAACTACCGTCTGCACTCATTGCAGACCGGACGGAGACAAATACCCTTGCAAACGTATTCGCAGTTTcgtctgcgagaagtcggcaccttTGTACCCGGCGATTCCTGAAAACATCCAGGGACTCTGTCAACAGCCCGTGGGGGCAACATGA